The proteins below are encoded in one region of Amycolatopsis acidiphila:
- a CDS encoding PadR family transcriptional regulator, translating to MSLRHALLALLEAGPMTGYELAKQFDQSADRVWHAPHPQIYTELRKLEGEGLVAADEQPRGTKAVKRAYRLNPDGERELRRWVSELEAPQQVRDAAYLKATYFEYAEPATVRRHFERHRAHHEEQLQRWERHVAQLQARETELLQRRLAHASESDHEAIVAYKVHVYQGMAERARTEIEWAERGLDLVDKLTS from the coding sequence ATGTCCCTGCGGCACGCGCTGCTCGCCCTGCTCGAGGCGGGTCCGATGACGGGCTACGAGCTGGCCAAGCAGTTCGACCAGTCGGCGGACCGCGTCTGGCACGCGCCGCATCCGCAGATCTACACGGAGCTGCGCAAGCTCGAGGGCGAAGGCCTGGTGGCCGCGGACGAGCAGCCACGCGGGACGAAGGCGGTGAAGCGGGCGTACCGGCTGAACCCGGACGGGGAGCGGGAGTTGCGGCGCTGGGTGTCGGAACTCGAGGCGCCGCAACAGGTCCGGGATGCGGCGTACCTCAAGGCGACGTACTTCGAGTACGCGGAGCCCGCGACCGTGCGGCGGCATTTCGAGCGGCACCGGGCGCACCACGAGGAGCAGCTGCAGCGCTGGGAACGGCATGTGGCGCAGCTGCAGGCGCGCGAGACGGAGCTGCTCCAGCGGCGCCTGGCGCACGCTTCGGAGTCCGACCACGAGGCGATCGTCGCGTACAAGGTGCACGTCTACCAGGGGATGGCCGAACGCGCGCGGACTGAGATCGAGTGGGCAGAGCGGGGCCTGGACCTGGTGGACAAGCTGACTTCTTGA
- a CDS encoding crotonase/enoyl-CoA hydratase family protein, whose amino-acid sequence MSEAVRVERRGPVSTVILHRPEARNAVDGPTAAALVRAFEEFDADGDASVAVLWGEGGTFCAGADLKAFGTERMNRLAADGPGPMGPTRLRLGKPVIAAVAGHAVAGGLELALWCDLRVAAEDAVFGVFCRRWGVPLIDGGTVRLPRLIGTSQAMDLVLTGRPVEAAEALRMGLANRVVPAGQERAAAEELAAGIARFPQTCLRNDRLSLLAQHGRTEEEALSVEWRYGMVSAESDAGAGAGRFAAGAGRGGSFADID is encoded by the coding sequence ATGAGCGAGGCGGTGCGCGTCGAGCGCCGGGGTCCGGTGTCCACGGTGATCCTGCATCGCCCCGAGGCCCGCAACGCCGTCGACGGACCCACGGCGGCCGCGCTGGTCCGCGCCTTCGAGGAGTTCGACGCCGACGGCGACGCGTCGGTCGCCGTGCTCTGGGGCGAGGGCGGCACGTTCTGCGCGGGTGCCGATCTCAAGGCGTTCGGCACCGAGCGGATGAACCGGCTCGCCGCGGACGGCCCCGGTCCGATGGGGCCGACGCGGCTGCGGCTCGGCAAGCCCGTCATCGCCGCCGTCGCAGGTCACGCGGTCGCGGGTGGTCTCGAGCTGGCTCTGTGGTGCGATCTGAGGGTGGCCGCCGAGGACGCGGTCTTCGGCGTGTTCTGCCGCCGCTGGGGAGTGCCGCTGATCGACGGCGGCACGGTCCGGCTGCCCCGGCTCATCGGCACCAGCCAGGCCATGGACCTGGTGCTCACCGGCAGGCCCGTCGAGGCGGCCGAGGCGTTGCGGATGGGGCTGGCGAACCGCGTCGTGCCTGCCGGGCAGGAGCGGGCCGCGGCCGAGGAGCTCGCCGCCGGAATCGCCCGGTTCCCGCAGACCTGCCTGCGCAACGACAGGCTGTCGCTGCTGGCGCAGCACGGGCGCACCGAGGAGGAAGCGCTTTCCGTGGAATGGCGGTACGGAATGGTGTCCGCCGAGTCCGACGCGGGCGCGGGAGCGGGTCGTTTCGCGGCCGGCGCCGGCCGCGGCGGATCATTCGCGGATATCGACTAG
- a CDS encoding Rv1733c family protein — translation MNGPFGRFARFWRRIHLGRNPLARRSDRVEAGLLIVVVLGLLIALPLAALVGSNTYRGQLAVSAEQRTSRHLTTATLMEDAPTPVPATDGAYLSAGSGSAGVSARWALPGGAERVGTVTADPGATAGTQVPVWLSGAGDPVPAPMTPSDAATTSVLAGVFAWLVIALGLTAVYWTARLVLDRRRAVRWDREWLYAGDRWARS, via the coding sequence GTGAACGGACCATTCGGGCGTTTCGCTCGATTCTGGCGCCGTATCCACCTTGGTCGTAATCCGTTGGCCAGACGCTCCGACCGGGTCGAGGCGGGGTTGTTGATCGTCGTCGTCCTTGGCCTGCTGATCGCGCTTCCGCTCGCCGCGCTCGTCGGTTCCAACACCTATCGCGGCCAGCTCGCCGTTTCGGCCGAGCAGCGGACTTCGCGTCACCTCACCACCGCGACCCTCATGGAGGACGCGCCGACACCCGTGCCCGCCACCGACGGCGCGTACCTCAGCGCCGGCAGCGGTTCGGCCGGGGTGTCCGCCCGCTGGGCGCTGCCCGGCGGTGCCGAGCGCGTCGGCACCGTGACCGCCGACCCCGGCGCCACCGCCGGCACGCAGGTTCCGGTGTGGCTCTCCGGTGCGGGGGATCCCGTCCCGGCGCCGATGACGCCGTCCGACGCGGCCACCACGAGTGTTCTCGCCGGCGTCTTCGCTTGGCTGGTGATCGCGCTGGGGCTCACCGCGGTGTACTGGACGGCGCGACTGGTGCTGGACCGTCGCCGTGCCGTCCGCTGGGACCGCGAATGGCTGTACGCCGGGGATCGCTGGGCTCGCTCCTGA
- a CDS encoding alpha-ketoglutarate-dependent dioxygenase AlkB: MTMGLQGSLFGETEEAALRPLSALRRTPLGDGAWIDVLPDWLAGADTLFEHLVEHVPWHAERRRMYDRVVDVPRLLCFYGEADELPDPLLTEARSALSEHYADELGEPFRTAGLCLYRDGRDSVAWHGDTIGRGSTEDTMVAILSVGAPRSLLLRPRGGGQTVRQALGPGDLIVMGGSCQRTWEHAIPKTGKPVGPRISIQFRPRGVR; this comes from the coding sequence ATGACCATGGGACTGCAAGGTTCCCTGTTCGGGGAGACCGAGGAGGCCGCGCTCCGGCCGCTGTCGGCACTACGGCGTACGCCGCTGGGCGACGGAGCGTGGATCGACGTCCTGCCCGACTGGCTCGCCGGGGCGGACACGCTGTTCGAACACCTGGTGGAGCACGTGCCGTGGCACGCCGAGCGACGCCGGATGTACGACCGGGTCGTCGACGTGCCGCGCCTGCTCTGCTTCTACGGCGAGGCCGACGAGCTGCCCGATCCCTTGCTCACCGAGGCGCGTTCGGCGCTGAGCGAGCACTACGCGGACGAGCTGGGCGAGCCGTTCCGCACCGCGGGCCTGTGCCTGTATCGCGACGGGCGCGACAGCGTGGCGTGGCACGGCGACACGATCGGCCGCGGCTCGACGGAGGACACCATGGTGGCGATCCTGTCGGTCGGCGCCCCGCGGAGCCTGCTGCTGCGGCCCCGCGGCGGCGGGCAGACCGTTCGCCAGGCCCTCGGGCCCGGCGATCTGATCGTCATGGGCGGCTCGTGCCAGCGCACCTGGGAACACGCCATCCCCAAGACAGGCAAGCCGGTCGGGCCGCGGATCAGTATTCAGTTCCGGCCACGCGGGGTCCGCTGA
- a CDS encoding LLM class flavin-dependent oxidoreductase, whose product MPSFGIATAPMQVHYHDILRVWREADTIPEIEHAWLFDHLMPIGGDPAGPAYEGWTLLSALAAQTRRLRLGLLVTSNRFRPPAMLAKIATTVDIVSGGRLDFGIGAGSRPSHPLARREYEAHGLPFHDSAYAVGSLAEACTVIRRLWTEPEPFDFQGEYVQLTGAFGNPKPVQRPHPPIIIGGRSAAVLRVTAEHADLWNIPGGDIEDVVQRNALLDRYCTEIGRDPASVTRSIHLAVAYDQPGGTKDAISQAIDAGFQHLVLGLPAPYPADVAQWVADELIAASISR is encoded by the coding sequence ATGCCCAGCTTCGGCATCGCGACAGCCCCCATGCAGGTCCACTACCACGACATCCTGCGGGTCTGGCGGGAAGCCGACACGATCCCGGAGATCGAGCACGCGTGGCTGTTCGACCACCTCATGCCGATCGGCGGCGACCCGGCCGGACCCGCCTACGAAGGCTGGACACTGCTCTCCGCCCTCGCCGCGCAGACCCGGCGGTTACGCCTCGGCCTGCTGGTGACCAGCAACCGCTTCCGGCCGCCCGCGATGCTGGCCAAGATCGCCACGACCGTCGACATCGTCTCCGGCGGACGGCTCGACTTCGGCATCGGCGCGGGTTCCCGCCCCAGCCACCCGCTGGCCCGGCGCGAGTACGAAGCACACGGCCTGCCCTTCCACGACTCCGCGTATGCCGTGGGAAGCCTGGCCGAGGCGTGCACGGTGATCCGGCGGTTGTGGACCGAGCCCGAGCCGTTCGACTTCCAGGGCGAGTACGTGCAGCTCACCGGCGCCTTCGGCAACCCGAAGCCGGTCCAGCGGCCGCACCCGCCGATCATCATCGGCGGCCGCTCGGCCGCCGTGCTGCGCGTGACCGCCGAGCACGCCGACCTGTGGAACATCCCCGGCGGCGACATCGAGGACGTCGTGCAGCGCAACGCTTTGCTGGACCGCTACTGCACGGAGATCGGCCGCGACCCCGCCTCGGTCACCCGCTCGATCCACCTCGCGGTCGCCTACGACCAGCCCGGCGGCACGAAGGACGCGATCAGCCAGGCGATCGACGCCGGTTTCCAGCACCTCGTCCTCGGACTGCCGGCGCCCTACCCCGCCGACGTCGCGCAGTGGGTCGCCGACGAGCTGATCGCCGCGTCGATCTCTCGTTAG
- a CDS encoding aldo/keto reductase, whose amino-acid sequence MQYRTLGRTGVQVSTLVLGAMNFGSNGRTTQDEATAIVDAALAAGINLIDTADRYSQGESEEMVGRAIAGRRDDIVLATKATLPMDEERNHQGSSRRWLVTALDNSLRRLGVEHVDLYQIHRWDPATSDEETLSALTDLQRAGKIRYFGSSTFPAYRIVQAQWAARENHLGRYVTEQPGYSILQRAIEAHVLPVTEQYGLGVLAWSPLASGWLSGAIREGREITTNRSTVLPERFDTTIPANRAKLDAVEQLAKVADDAGLTMIQLALGFVTAHPAVTSAIIGPRTMDHLHSQLAAADTVLSADVLDAIDSIVPPGVDLAAHEKHDTPPALLDPALRRR is encoded by the coding sequence ATGCAGTACCGCACCTTGGGCCGCACCGGCGTACAGGTCAGCACCCTCGTGCTCGGCGCGATGAACTTCGGCAGCAACGGGCGCACCACCCAGGACGAGGCCACCGCCATCGTGGACGCCGCGCTGGCGGCCGGGATCAACCTCATCGACACCGCCGACAGATACAGCCAGGGCGAGTCGGAGGAAATGGTCGGCAGGGCCATCGCCGGCCGCCGCGACGACATCGTGCTCGCGACGAAGGCGACCCTGCCGATGGACGAGGAACGCAACCACCAGGGCAGTTCCCGCCGCTGGCTGGTCACCGCGCTGGACAACAGCCTGCGCCGGCTGGGCGTCGAGCACGTCGATCTCTACCAGATCCACCGGTGGGACCCGGCGACCAGCGACGAGGAAACGCTGTCGGCGCTGACCGACCTGCAGCGCGCGGGGAAGATCCGCTACTTCGGCTCCTCGACGTTTCCCGCGTACCGCATCGTGCAAGCCCAGTGGGCCGCCCGGGAGAACCACCTGGGCCGCTACGTCACCGAACAGCCCGGCTACTCGATCCTGCAGCGCGCGATCGAGGCCCACGTGCTGCCCGTGACCGAGCAGTACGGCCTCGGCGTGCTGGCGTGGAGTCCGTTGGCCTCGGGCTGGCTGTCGGGCGCGATCCGCGAGGGCAGGGAGATCACCACCAACCGCTCGACAGTCCTGCCGGAACGCTTCGACACCACCATTCCCGCCAACCGGGCCAAACTCGACGCCGTCGAGCAACTGGCCAAGGTCGCCGACGACGCCGGCCTGACGATGATTCAGCTCGCCCTCGGCTTCGTCACCGCGCATCCCGCCGTGACGAGCGCGATCATCGGTCCTCGCACCATGGATCACCTGCACTCGCAGCTCGCCGCTGCGGACACCGTGCTCTCCGCCGACGTGCTCGACGCGATCGACTCGATCGTCCCTCCCGGCGTCGACCTCGCCGCACACGAGAAACACGACACCCCGCCCGCACTGCTCGACCCGGCACTGCGGAGGCGCTGA
- a CDS encoding TetR/AcrR family transcriptional regulator yields the protein MAETDSGSGSSAPRKRADARRNEQRLLDVAAAAFVASGVEVPVREIAAKAGVGVGTIYRHFPTRADLIVAVYRRQVEACAEAGPRLLAESSTPHAALARWINLFVDFVVTKHGLAGALQSGDAAFETLHTFFLDRLVPACAQLLDAAAEAGEIQPDVDAYELLRGVGNLCIGAENNSRYDARRLVGLLIAGLRVH from the coding sequence GTGGCCGAGACCGACAGCGGATCGGGGTCGTCAGCCCCGCGGAAGCGGGCCGACGCCCGGCGCAACGAGCAGCGGCTGCTGGACGTGGCGGCCGCGGCGTTCGTCGCTTCCGGCGTCGAAGTGCCGGTGCGTGAAATCGCCGCCAAGGCAGGCGTCGGCGTCGGCACGATCTACCGCCACTTCCCGACGCGAGCCGACCTCATCGTCGCCGTCTACCGGCGCCAGGTCGAGGCATGCGCGGAGGCCGGCCCGAGACTGCTGGCGGAAAGCAGCACACCGCACGCGGCCCTGGCGCGCTGGATCAACCTCTTCGTCGACTTCGTGGTCACCAAGCACGGCCTCGCCGGGGCGCTGCAGTCCGGTGACGCGGCCTTCGAGACTCTGCACACCTTTTTCCTCGACCGGCTCGTGCCGGCGTGCGCGCAGCTGCTCGACGCCGCGGCCGAGGCGGGCGAGATCCAGCCTGACGTGGACGCCTACGAACTGCTGCGTGGGGTCGGAAATCTCTGTATCGGCGCGGAGAACAACTCCCGCTACGACGCGCGTCGCCTGGTCGGACTTCTCATCGCGGGACTGCGCGTTCACTAG
- a CDS encoding FAD-binding oxidoreductase, giving the protein MTASSIDRLREQVRGVVITRDDERYDEARRVHNAMIDRRPRVVVRPANAGDVMATVNFARDNDLELAIRGGGHSVPGFGTCDDGVVVDFSSMRGVRVDPASRTARAEGGATWADFNAATHAFGLATTGGIISTTGVSGLTLGGGIGYLARGAGLSCDNLIAADVVTADGRFLVANEHENEDLFWALRGGGGNFGVVVSFEFQLQPVAQIYGGPMLFELDAAADLLGFYREFIADAPEQFGGFPAFQIAPPLPFIPENRHGEPFALFVSCWSGPVEEGEQALKPLRDVAPVVAEHVGPMPYPALNAAFDGLVPPGLQHYWKANFVTELTDDAIAAHLEHGPKLPAVNSTVHIYPINGACHRVGSDETAFAYRDANFATVIAGMWPDPAENDANVQWVRDYYAATAPYSEEGGYINFMAGDDQDRIRANYRGNYDRLVEVKKRYDPDNLFHLNQNIKP; this is encoded by the coding sequence ATGACCGCTTCGAGCATCGACAGGTTACGCGAACAGGTTCGCGGTGTGGTGATCACTCGCGACGACGAGAGGTACGACGAGGCGCGAAGAGTGCACAACGCCATGATCGACCGCCGGCCGCGGGTGGTCGTCCGTCCCGCCAACGCCGGTGACGTCATGGCCACGGTGAATTTCGCGCGCGACAACGACCTCGAGCTCGCGATCCGCGGCGGCGGACACAGCGTGCCAGGATTCGGCACGTGCGACGACGGGGTGGTCGTGGACTTCTCGTCGATGCGGGGCGTCCGGGTCGATCCCGCGAGCCGCACCGCGCGCGCCGAAGGAGGCGCCACGTGGGCCGACTTCAACGCGGCGACGCACGCCTTCGGCCTCGCCACGACCGGCGGCATCATCTCGACCACGGGCGTCTCCGGTCTCACCCTCGGGGGTGGGATCGGCTATCTGGCCCGCGGTGCCGGGCTTTCCTGCGACAACCTCATCGCCGCGGACGTGGTCACCGCCGACGGCCGGTTCCTCGTCGCGAACGAGCACGAGAACGAGGACCTGTTCTGGGCGCTGCGCGGCGGTGGCGGGAACTTCGGCGTCGTCGTGTCGTTCGAGTTCCAGCTGCAGCCGGTCGCCCAGATCTACGGCGGGCCGATGCTGTTCGAGCTCGACGCGGCCGCGGACCTGCTGGGCTTCTACCGTGAGTTCATCGCGGACGCACCCGAGCAGTTCGGCGGTTTCCCGGCGTTCCAGATCGCGCCGCCGCTGCCGTTCATCCCGGAGAACCGCCACGGCGAGCCGTTCGCGTTGTTCGTTTCGTGCTGGTCCGGTCCGGTGGAGGAGGGCGAGCAGGCGCTCAAACCGTTGCGGGACGTGGCGCCCGTGGTCGCCGAGCACGTCGGCCCGATGCCCTACCCGGCGCTGAACGCAGCCTTCGACGGCCTCGTGCCACCGGGACTGCAGCACTACTGGAAGGCGAACTTCGTCACCGAGCTGACCGATGACGCGATCGCCGCGCACCTGGAGCACGGCCCGAAACTGCCCGCGGTCAACTCGACCGTGCACATCTATCCCATCAACGGCGCCTGCCACCGGGTCGGCTCCGACGAGACCGCCTTCGCCTACCGCGATGCGAACTTCGCCACGGTCATCGCCGGCATGTGGCCCGATCCGGCGGAGAACGACGCGAACGTGCAGTGGGTGCGCGACTACTACGCCGCCACGGCGCCGTATTCGGAGGAAGGCGGCTACATCAACTTCATGGCCGGAGACGACCAGGACCGCATCCGCGCCAACTACCGGGGCAACTACGACCGGCTCGTCGAGGTCAAGAAACGGTACGACCCGGACAATCTGTTCCACCTGAACCAGAACATCAAGCCGTAG
- a CDS encoding LCP family protein, translating into MSKSRSVSVTGRTAVALVSLLVFGATWLGWSQVNRLTSGLSTADVLDPGATGTTGEQNILLVGLDTRTDAQGDPLPADLLDQLHAGNASDGGDNTDTMILIHIPAGGANAVAFSIPRDSYVQLAGGYGKHKINSAYTYAQVAAGNKLRAQGVSGAQLNVQAAQAGAKNAIQTVEQLTGLTVNHFASVNLVGFYDISEAIGGVPVCLNAPVHDSYSGANFPAGEQTISGSQALAFVRQRHGLPNGDLDRIRRQQAFMASMAHTVLSAGTLTDPTKLGNLIDAVKKTVTIDQGWDVFSFAQQLQSMSSGKIRFQTIPVGDPDLKTADGDSVQVDPAQVRSAIQQAIGGPAPSTVVPTAAVRTSAGVVVDVENASGADGLAARVSQQLGGLGFTTGAVANVPARRTTVVDYAAGERTEAEQVAQFLGRGVRAVADSALHSGHVRVYLGTDYQGQESPAPAPPSSAAPAITAGGANCVN; encoded by the coding sequence ATGAGCAAGTCCCGATCCGTCAGCGTCACCGGCAGGACCGCGGTGGCGCTGGTGTCCCTCCTGGTGTTCGGTGCCACCTGGCTGGGCTGGTCCCAGGTGAACCGGCTGACCAGCGGACTGTCCACGGCCGACGTGCTCGACCCCGGCGCGACGGGCACGACGGGGGAACAGAACATCCTGCTCGTCGGTCTGGACACCCGGACCGACGCGCAGGGCGACCCCCTGCCCGCGGACCTGTTGGACCAGCTGCACGCCGGGAACGCGAGCGACGGTGGCGACAACACGGACACGATGATCCTCATCCACATCCCCGCCGGCGGCGCGAACGCCGTCGCCTTCTCGATCCCGCGCGACTCCTACGTCCAGCTCGCCGGTGGCTACGGCAAGCACAAGATCAATTCCGCGTACACCTACGCGCAGGTTGCCGCCGGGAACAAGCTGCGGGCGCAGGGAGTGAGCGGTGCGCAGCTGAACGTCCAGGCGGCGCAGGCGGGGGCGAAGAACGCGATCCAGACCGTCGAGCAGCTGACCGGCCTGACCGTGAACCACTTCGCGTCGGTGAACCTGGTCGGGTTCTACGACATCAGCGAGGCGATCGGCGGCGTGCCGGTGTGCCTCAACGCGCCCGTGCACGACTCCTACTCCGGCGCGAACTTCCCGGCGGGCGAGCAGACGATCTCCGGTTCGCAGGCGCTCGCCTTCGTGCGCCAGCGGCACGGGCTGCCGAACGGGGACCTCGACCGGATCCGGCGGCAGCAGGCGTTCATGGCGAGCATGGCGCACACCGTGCTGTCTGCGGGCACGCTCACCGACCCGACGAAACTGGGCAACCTGATCGACGCGGTGAAGAAGACCGTCACGATCGACCAGGGCTGGGACGTGTTCTCCTTCGCGCAGCAGCTGCAGAGCATGAGCTCCGGGAAGATCCGCTTCCAGACCATCCCGGTGGGCGATCCCGACCTCAAGACAGCGGACGGGGACTCGGTGCAGGTCGACCCCGCGCAGGTCCGGTCGGCCATCCAGCAGGCGATCGGCGGTCCGGCACCGTCCACAGTGGTGCCCACCGCGGCTGTACGGACGAGCGCGGGCGTGGTCGTCGACGTGGAGAACGCGAGCGGCGCGGACGGGCTCGCGGCCCGGGTGTCACAGCAGCTGGGTGGGCTCGGGTTCACGACCGGTGCCGTGGCCAACGTCCCGGCCCGGCGCACCACGGTCGTCGACTACGCGGCAGGGGAGCGGACGGAAGCCGAGCAGGTGGCGCAGTTCCTCGGCAGGGGCGTCCGCGCGGTCGCCGACTCGGCGTTGCACAGCGGTCACGTGCGGGTCTACCTCGGCACGGACTACCAGGGGCAGGAAAGCCCGGCACCGGCGCCGCCCTCGAGCGCGGCGCCGGCGATCACCGCGGGCGGTGCGAACTGCGTCAACTAG
- a CDS encoding IclR family transcriptional regulator, which produces MGQHSPSNQHSGIGVLDKAVAVLQAVAEDPCGLAELCARTGLPRATAHRLAVGLEVHRLLRRGPDGRWRPGAALAELAGGTTDPLLDAAGSVLPKLRDITGESVQLYRRDGVQRICVATSEPTSGLRDTVPIGSRLQMTAGSGAKVLAAWSDPHTQRAILADAVFGERTLLEVRRRGWAQSVAEREPGVASVSAPVRDSAGAVIAAVSVSGPVERIGRKPGARWAADLLAAAEALQERL; this is translated from the coding sequence GTGGGACAGCATAGCCCTTCCAACCAGCACAGCGGTATTGGTGTTCTCGACAAGGCCGTGGCGGTACTGCAGGCCGTCGCCGAGGATCCGTGCGGGCTCGCCGAACTGTGCGCCCGCACCGGTCTGCCGCGGGCGACCGCGCATCGGCTCGCCGTCGGCCTCGAGGTCCACCGGTTGTTGCGCCGTGGCCCCGACGGCCGGTGGCGCCCCGGCGCGGCGCTCGCCGAACTCGCCGGTGGCACCACGGATCCACTGCTCGACGCCGCCGGCTCGGTGCTGCCGAAGCTCCGGGACATCACGGGGGAAAGCGTTCAGCTCTACCGGCGGGACGGCGTGCAGCGCATCTGCGTCGCGACTTCCGAGCCGACGAGCGGGCTGCGCGACACCGTCCCGATCGGCTCGCGGCTGCAGATGACGGCGGGCTCCGGGGCGAAGGTGCTGGCCGCGTGGTCGGATCCGCATACCCAGCGCGCGATCCTGGCGGACGCGGTGTTCGGGGAACGGACCCTGCTCGAGGTCCGCAGGCGGGGGTGGGCACAAAGCGTCGCCGAGCGGGAGCCAGGAGTAGCGAGCGTTTCGGCTCCCGTACGGGATTCCGCGGGCGCGGTCATCGCGGCGGTGTCGGTGTCCGGGCCGGTGGAACGGATCGGCCGCAAACCGGGCGCCCGCTGGGCGGCGGACCTCCTCGCGGCGGCGGAGGCCCTGCAGGAACGGCTCTGA
- the leuC gene encoding 3-isopropylmalate dehydratase large subunit, with the protein MTGTRPRTLAEKVWEAHTVRRGEGAEPDLLYIDLHLVHEVTSPQAFDGLRLAGRKVRRPDLTIATEDHNVPTVDIELPIADPVSKTQVDTLRSNCKEFGIRLHPMGDAEQGIVHVIGPQLGLTQPGTTVVCGDSHTSTHGAFGAMAFGIGTSEVEHVLATQTLPLRPFKTMAINVDGQLRPGVTAKDVILAVIAKIGTGGGQGYVLEYRGSAIQALSMEARMTICNMSIEAGARAGMIAPDETTYAYLKGRPHAPKGADWDAAVANWNELRTDEGAEFDAEVHLDADALTPFVTWGTNPGQGLPLGEKVPDPEAIADENERFAAEKALSYMDLKPGTPLREITVDTVFLGSCTNGRIEDLRAAADVLQGRKVAENVRMLVVPGSMRVRKAAEAEGLDKVFLDAGAEWRQAGCSMCLGMNPDQLAPGERSASTSNRNFEGRQGKGGRTHLVSPLVAAATAVRGTLSSPEDLLAGSDH; encoded by the coding sequence ATGACCGGCACACGGCCCCGCACACTGGCCGAGAAGGTCTGGGAGGCGCACACGGTGCGCCGCGGCGAAGGCGCGGAGCCCGACCTGCTCTACATCGACCTGCACCTGGTGCACGAAGTCACCAGCCCGCAGGCGTTCGACGGGCTGCGGCTGGCCGGCCGCAAGGTCCGCAGGCCGGACCTCACGATCGCGACCGAGGACCACAACGTCCCCACCGTCGACATCGAGCTGCCGATCGCCGACCCGGTGTCGAAGACCCAGGTCGACACCCTTCGCAGCAACTGCAAGGAGTTCGGCATCCGGCTGCACCCCATGGGTGACGCGGAGCAGGGGATCGTGCACGTCATCGGCCCGCAGCTCGGCCTGACCCAGCCCGGGACGACCGTGGTCTGCGGCGACAGCCACACCTCCACCCACGGCGCGTTCGGCGCGATGGCCTTCGGCATCGGCACCTCCGAGGTCGAGCACGTGCTCGCCACCCAGACCCTGCCGCTGCGTCCTTTCAAGACCATGGCGATCAACGTCGACGGGCAGCTGCGCCCCGGCGTGACGGCGAAGGACGTCATCCTCGCGGTCATCGCGAAGATCGGCACCGGCGGCGGTCAGGGCTACGTCCTGGAGTACCGGGGCAGTGCGATCCAGGCGCTGTCGATGGAGGCCAGGATGACCATCTGCAACATGTCCATCGAGGCGGGCGCCCGCGCCGGCATGATCGCGCCGGACGAGACCACCTACGCCTACCTCAAGGGCCGCCCGCACGCGCCGAAGGGCGCCGACTGGGACGCCGCGGTGGCGAACTGGAACGAGCTGCGCACCGACGAGGGCGCGGAGTTCGACGCCGAGGTGCACCTCGACGCCGACGCGCTGACCCCGTTCGTCACCTGGGGCACCAACCCCGGCCAGGGCCTTCCGCTGGGCGAAAAGGTGCCGGACCCCGAAGCCATCGCGGACGAGAACGAGCGCTTCGCCGCGGAGAAGGCCCTGTCCTATATGGACCTGAAGCCGGGCACCCCGCTGCGGGAGATCACCGTCGACACCGTGTTCCTCGGCTCCTGCACCAACGGCCGGATCGAGGACCTGCGGGCCGCCGCGGACGTGCTGCAGGGCCGCAAGGTGGCCGAGAACGTGCGGATGCTCGTCGTGCCCGGCTCGATGCGGGTGCGCAAGGCGGCCGAAGCGGAGGGGCTGGACAAGGTCTTCCTCGACGCCGGCGCCGAGTGGCGCCAGGCGGGCTGCTCGATGTGCCTGGGCATGAACCCGGACCAGCTCGCCCCCGGCGAGCGCAGCGCCTCCACCTCGAACCGCAACTTCGAGGGCCGGCAGGGCAAGGGGGGCCGCACCCACCTCGTCTCGCCGCTCGTGGCGGCCGCCACCGCCGTTCGCGGCACCCTCTCCAGCCCGGAGGACCTGCTCGCCGGGTCCGACCACTAG